The Arthrobacter sp. NicSoilC5 genome has a window encoding:
- a CDS encoding ABC transporter permease, with protein MTSNNSHFVAPIDETPLQATDAVKTDQAPLSLWADAWRKLRRRPLFIISALLILALIVIALFPGLFTSTPPNEGCELANSEGAPTAGHPFGFTFQGCDVYSRVIHGTQASLSVGLLSVLCVLVIGVTLGALAGYYGGWIDAVLARLGDIFFALPLVLGALVITQLPLFRENKSVWTVVFVISLLAWPQMARITRGAVIEVRNADFVTAARALGVSKFGALIRHVLPNALAPIIVLATLELGVFIVAEATLSFLGIGLPQSIMSWGNDIAGAQASIRTRPEIMLYPAAALSITVLSFIMLGDAVRDALDPKSRQR; from the coding sequence ATGACCAGTAATAACAGCCACTTCGTGGCCCCCATCGACGAGACACCGCTGCAGGCAACGGACGCCGTCAAGACGGACCAGGCCCCGCTCAGCCTGTGGGCAGACGCGTGGCGCAAGCTCCGTCGTCGTCCGCTGTTCATCATCTCGGCACTGCTGATCCTTGCCCTGATCGTGATTGCCTTGTTCCCGGGCCTCTTCACGTCCACGCCCCCCAACGAGGGCTGCGAGCTTGCCAACTCCGAAGGCGCCCCCACGGCCGGACACCCGTTTGGCTTCACCTTCCAGGGCTGCGACGTTTACTCCAGGGTCATCCACGGCACGCAGGCTTCCCTCTCCGTGGGCCTGCTTTCCGTGCTCTGCGTGCTGGTCATCGGCGTGACGCTCGGCGCCCTCGCGGGGTACTACGGTGGCTGGATCGATGCCGTCCTCGCCCGCCTGGGCGATATCTTCTTCGCCCTGCCGCTTGTCCTGGGCGCGCTGGTGATCACTCAGCTGCCGCTGTTCCGGGAGAACAAGAGCGTATGGACCGTGGTGTTCGTCATCTCGCTCCTGGCCTGGCCGCAGATGGCGCGTATCACCCGTGGTGCAGTCATCGAGGTACGCAACGCTGACTTCGTCACAGCCGCGCGCGCGCTGGGCGTCTCCAAATTCGGCGCCCTGATCCGCCACGTCCTGCCGAACGCCCTGGCACCCATCATCGTCCTGGCGACGCTGGAGCTTGGCGTGTTCATCGTGGCCGAAGCCACCCTGTCCTTCCTGGGCATCGGTTTGCCCCAGAGCATCATGTCGTGGGGCAACGACATTGCAGGCGCCCAGGCATCGATCAGGACCCGGCCGGAAATCATGCTCTACCCGGCCGCGGCGCTGTCCATCACGGTGCTGAGCTTCATCATGCTGGGTGACGCCGTGCGTGACGCCCTCGACCCGAAGAGCCGTCAGCGATGA
- a CDS encoding ABC transporter ATP-binding protein has protein sequence MTSPDVRIDEAGATGVRPLLEIRDLAITFKTGGGDVQAVRNAHLTIMPGETVAIVGESGSGKSTTALAAIGLLPNNGKVSGGQILLDGEDIAHASEQRMIELRGNTIGMVPQDPMSNLNPVWKIGYQVRETLRANGRPSGPDDIAKVLSQAGLPDAKRRANQYPHEFSGGMRQRALIAIGLSCQPRLLIADEPTSALDVTVQRQILDHLETMTNELGTSVLLITHDLGLAAERADKVVVMYQGRVVEAGPSLELLRNPQHPYTKRLVESAPSLASRRIQVAKEQGVETSDLLAPAAETVKPDTFLQIQDLRKVYKLRSGLGKATDFAAVDGVSFDVRRGTTTAIVGESGSGKSTVAKMVLQLEKPTEGRILFDGVDTSVLKPAELFKFRRRVQPIFQDPYGSLDPMYNIYRTIEEPLRVHKIGDQASREKKVRTLLDQVALPQSAMQRYPNELSGGQRQRVAIARALALDPEVIICDEAVSALDVLVQAQVLNLLADLQANLGLTYLFITHDLAVVRQIADHVCVMEKGRLVETGSTDDVFESPKQEYTKALLNAIPGAKLMLPPEVA, from the coding sequence ATGACAAGTCCAGACGTCCGCATTGATGAGGCCGGTGCCACCGGCGTCAGGCCGCTGCTCGAAATCCGCGACCTCGCCATCACCTTCAAGACCGGCGGTGGCGACGTCCAGGCGGTGCGGAATGCACACCTGACCATCATGCCCGGTGAAACGGTGGCCATCGTGGGGGAGTCCGGCTCCGGCAAGTCCACCACCGCCCTGGCCGCCATCGGCCTCCTGCCCAACAACGGCAAAGTGTCCGGCGGCCAGATCCTGCTCGACGGCGAGGACATCGCCCACGCCTCCGAGCAGCGCATGATCGAGCTGCGCGGCAACACCATCGGCATGGTGCCGCAGGACCCCATGTCCAACCTGAACCCGGTATGGAAGATCGGCTACCAGGTCCGGGAGACACTGCGTGCAAACGGCCGGCCCAGCGGTCCGGACGATATCGCCAAGGTGTTGTCCCAGGCCGGACTGCCGGACGCCAAGCGCCGGGCCAACCAGTACCCGCACGAGTTCTCGGGCGGCATGCGCCAGCGTGCGCTGATCGCCATCGGCCTCTCCTGCCAGCCGCGCCTGCTGATCGCGGACGAGCCGACGTCGGCCCTTGACGTCACCGTCCAGCGGCAGATCCTGGACCACCTGGAAACCATGACCAACGAGCTGGGCACCTCGGTGCTGCTGATCACCCACGACCTTGGCCTCGCAGCCGAGCGTGCCGACAAAGTCGTGGTCATGTACCAGGGCCGCGTCGTTGAGGCCGGGCCGTCGCTGGAACTGCTGCGCAACCCGCAGCACCCCTACACCAAGCGGCTCGTGGAGTCCGCGCCATCCCTTGCCAGCCGCCGCATCCAGGTGGCCAAGGAACAGGGCGTGGAGACGTCGGACCTGCTGGCACCTGCCGCCGAAACGGTAAAGCCGGACACTTTCCTGCAGATCCAGGACCTGCGGAAGGTCTACAAGCTCCGCTCGGGGCTGGGCAAGGCGACGGACTTCGCGGCCGTTGACGGCGTAAGCTTCGACGTCCGGCGGGGAACCACGACGGCGATCGTGGGGGAGTCGGGTTCCGGCAAGTCCACAGTGGCCAAGATGGTGCTCCAGCTGGAGAAGCCGACCGAGGGCAGGATCCTGTTCGACGGCGTCGACACCTCGGTCCTGAAGCCTGCCGAACTGTTCAAGTTCCGCAGGCGGGTCCAGCCGATCTTCCAGGACCCGTACGGCTCCCTCGATCCGATGTACAACATCTACCGCACGATCGAAGAACCATTGCGGGTCCACAAGATCGGGGACCAGGCCAGCCGGGAGAAGAAAGTCCGGACATTGCTGGACCAGGTGGCTCTGCCCCAGTCCGCCATGCAGCGGTATCCCAATGAGCTGTCCGGCGGCCAGCGGCAGCGCGTGGCCATCGCACGGGCACTGGCGCTGGACCCCGAGGTCATCATCTGTGATGAGGCAGTCTCCGCGCTGGACGTGCTGGTGCAGGCGCAGGTGCTGAACCTGCTCGCCGACCTGCAGGCCAACCTTGGGCTGACGTACCTGTTCATCACGCACGACCTTGCCGTGGTGCGCCAGATCGCGGACCACGTCTGTGTGATGGAGAAGGGCCGCCTGGTGGAGACCGGGTCCACGGACGACGTCTTCGAATCGCCCAAGCAGGAGTACACCAAGGCCCTGCTCAATGCCATCCCCGGCGCGAAGCTGATGCTTCCGCCTGAGGTGGCATAG
- a CDS encoding ABC transporter permease: protein MIRFILRRLLQVIPVFLGTTLLVYYMVFALPGDPIAALFGDRQPPQAVIDTLRSQYNLDQPFWVQYGLFLKNLFTFNLGNDFTGQPIAASLARVFPVTAMLAIEALAIQAVFGVAFGVFAGLRRGGWFDSTVLVASLVVIAVPTFVLGFVFQLVFGVQLGWAKPTVGANANWGTLLLPAVVLGLVSFAYVLRLTRASVSENMNADYVRTATAKGLSRPRVVMAHILRNSLIPVVTYLGANLGGLMGGAIVTEGIFNVPGVGNKLYQAVLRSEGPTIVSIVSVLVLVFVVANLLVDLLYAWLDPRIRYDQ from the coding sequence GTGATCCGGTTCATCCTGCGCCGACTCCTTCAGGTGATCCCTGTTTTCCTCGGCACTACCCTTTTGGTGTACTACATGGTGTTCGCCCTGCCGGGCGATCCCATCGCCGCGCTGTTCGGCGACCGCCAGCCCCCGCAGGCTGTCATCGACACCCTGCGCAGCCAGTACAACCTGGACCAGCCCTTCTGGGTCCAGTACGGCCTGTTCCTCAAGAACCTTTTCACCTTCAACCTGGGCAATGACTTCACGGGCCAGCCCATCGCGGCCAGCCTTGCCCGTGTCTTCCCGGTGACGGCGATGCTCGCCATCGAGGCGCTGGCCATCCAGGCTGTCTTCGGTGTTGCGTTCGGCGTTTTCGCCGGGCTGCGGCGCGGCGGCTGGTTCGATTCCACCGTCCTGGTGGCCTCGCTGGTTGTCATCGCAGTCCCCACCTTCGTCCTCGGCTTCGTTTTCCAGCTCGTCTTCGGCGTGCAGCTTGGCTGGGCCAAACCCACAGTGGGCGCGAACGCCAACTGGGGGACCCTGCTGCTCCCGGCCGTGGTCCTGGGACTTGTCTCCTTCGCCTACGTCCTCCGCCTGACTCGCGCATCAGTCAGCGAAAACATGAATGCCGACTACGTGCGGACCGCCACGGCCAAGGGCCTCTCCCGGCCGCGGGTGGTCATGGCGCACATCCTGCGCAACTCCCTGATCCCTGTGGTGACCTACCTGGGCGCCAACCTTGGCGGCCTGATGGGCGGTGCCATTGTTACTGAGGGCATCTTCAACGTTCCCGGCGTAGGCAACAAGCTCTACCAGGCTGTCCTCCGCAGTGAAGGCCCCACCATCGTCTCCATCGTCAGCGTGCTGGTGCTGGTGTTCGTCGTGGCGAACCTTCTTGTCGATCTCCTGTACGCCTGGCTTGACCCGAGGATCCGCTATGACCAGTAA